A window of Echeneis naucrates chromosome 13, fEcheNa1.1, whole genome shotgun sequence contains these coding sequences:
- the atg16l2 gene encoding ATG16 autophagy related 16-like 2 isoform X1, producing MAALTVKPFAVIAESAGQAERSSRVLAPMGGGRSLETWKRHIVRQLKDRDLSQHLKYQDLFRFYTRLLEKTSLAKGMLSCSVRHPSTNSSTISSLLHQNNQLQKTMGELAYQVVELQHQIKIKESVLEEQHTRLGEQERQFTGVFYACQELQEQVEQVQGENKELKREYDAVLERQRGAETRLREEKVREGHLLEDMILLKKQAAARLNCRNERRSRARDANLQKQLQGAARSKVTVNIESSSSARTSGSTSLKKENQDQDSTERRHTRLFRSASATSPRILTSIRELFDRKRRGHSVCSLEEDLMCPVRICLSARVPARALQMLDAHEQGINAVRFSSSSDMVATGGTDRVIKLWEVRTGSLTHKATLDGSTEGITCIEFDPTGYKILAASYDKSALLWQRDDSVPKLTLTGHSRKVTAARFSSSPHQVVTGSADRTVRLWDLHRAACVQEVEVASFCSDLVCCANCIISGHYDSKIRIWDSRAASCVQELPAQGKVTSLDLSTDHRKLLSCCRDDCLQLVDLRMWSNDRMCFRAEGFKCGSDSTKAVISPDSCFLAAGSADGSIYIWNASTSSLEARLPDKHSSSISAVSWSLSGEYVVSVDKSRRAVLWSDI from the exons ATGGCCGCTCTGACAGTGAAACCCTTCGCCGTCATCGCAGAGTCGGCCGGGCAGGCGGAGCGGAGCAGCCGAGTCCTAGCTCCGATGGGAGGTGGCAGGTCGCTGGAGACCTGGAAGAGGCACATCGTTCGACAGCTCAAGGATCGGGACCTCAGTCAGCACCTTAAATACCAGGACCTGTTCCGCTTCT ACACTCGGCTTCTAGAGAAAACTAGCCTGGCCAAAGGAATGTTGAGCTGCTCTGTCAG GCATCCCTccaccaacagcagcaccatCTCATCTCTGCTTCACCAGAACAACCAACTACAGAAAACTATGGGAGAG TTGGCCTATCAAGTGGTGGAACTTCAGCATCAGATTAAAATCAAAGAAAGTGTTCTGGAAGAGCAGCATACCAG GCTGGGGGAGCAGGAGCGTCAGTTCACAGGTGTGTTCTATGCTTGCCAAGAGCTGCAGGAGCAGGTGGAGCAGGTTCAGGGGgagaacaaagagctgaagaggGAGTATGATGCCGTGCTGGAGCGACAGAGAGGGGCGGAGACAAGACTCAGGGAGGAGAAGGTCAGAGAAGGGCACCTACTAGAGGACATGATCCTCCTGAAAAAGCAGGCTGCTGCCCGCTTGAACTGCCGCAATGAACGCAGATCCAG AGCTCGTGACGCAAACCtgcagaagcagctgcagggtgctgccaggtcaaaggtcacagtcaACATAGAAAG CTCCTCCAGTGCTCGGACCTCCGGATCCACATCCCTGAAGAAGgaaaaccaggaccaggactccaCAGAACGAAGACACACCAGGCTTTTCAG gtCAGCGTCGGCCACGTCCCCAAGAATCCTCACTTCCATCAGAGAGCTCTTTGA CAGAAAAAGGCGTGGCCACTCAGTCTGCAGTCTGGAGGAGGATTTGATGTGTCCTGTACGGATCTGCCTGTCAGCCAGAGTCCCTGCTAGAGCTCTACAAATGCTG GATGCTCACGAGCAAGGCATCAATGCAGTGAGGTTCAGCTCCAGTTCAGACATGGTGGCCACCGGAGGAACAGACCGTGTCATCAAACTGTGGGAGGTCAGAACAG GCTCACTGACCCACAAAGCTACTCTGGATGGCAGCACAGAGGGAATCACCTGCATTGAATTTGACCCCACA GGTTATAAGATCCTTGCGGCGTCCTATGACAAGTCAGCCTTGTTGTGGCAGCGGGATGACTCTGTTCCCAAG TTGACCCTGACAGGCCATAGCAGGAAGGTCACAGCAGCACGATTCAGCAGTTCACCTCATCAGGTGGTGACAGGAAGTGCAGACAGAACAGTCAGACTGTGGGACCTGCACAGAGCTGCCT gtgtgcaAGAAGTTGAAGTGGCATCTTTCTGCAGTGACCTGGTCTGTTGTGCGAACTGCATCATCAGTGGCCACTATGACTCCAAGATCAGGATCTGGGACTCCAG GGCAGCAAGCTGTGTTCAGGAACTTCCTGCTCAGGGTAAAGTCACTTCACTGGACCTCAGTACCGACCACCGTAAGCTTCTTAGCTGTTGTCGTGACGACTGCCTCCAGCTGGTCGACTTGAGAATGTGGAGCAATGACCGTATGTGCTTCAG AGCCGAGGGCTTTAAATGTGGCAGTGACAGCACAAAGGCCGTGATCAG tCCGGATAGCTGCTTCCTGGCAGCTGGATCGGCAGATGGCAGCATTTACATCTGGAACGCATCCACCAGCAGTCTGGAGGCCCGTCTACCTGACAAACACAG
- the atg16l2 gene encoding ATG16 autophagy related 16-like 2 isoform X2, which produces MLSCSVRHPSTNSSTISSLLHQNNQLQKTMGELAYQVVELQHQIKIKESVLEEQHTRLGEQERQFTGVFYACQELQEQVEQVQGENKELKREYDAVLERQRGAETRLREEKVREGHLLEDMILLKKQAAARLNCRNERRSRARDANLQKQLQGAARSKVTVNIESSSSARTSGSTSLKKENQDQDSTERRHTRLFRSASATSPRILTSIRELFDRKRRGHSVCSLEEDLMCPVRICLSARVPARALQMLDAHEQGINAVRFSSSSDMVATGGTDRVIKLWEVRTGSLTHKATLDGSTEGITCIEFDPTGYKILAASYDKSALLWQRDDSVPKLTLTGHSRKVTAARFSSSPHQVVTGSADRTVRLWDLHRAACVQEVEVASFCSDLVCCANCIISGHYDSKIRIWDSRAASCVQELPAQGKVTSLDLSTDHRKLLSCCRDDCLQLVDLRMWSNDRMCFRAEGFKCGSDSTKAVISPDSCFLAAGSADGSIYIWNASTSSLEARLPDKHSSSISAVSWSLSGEYVVSVDKSRRAVLWSDI; this is translated from the exons ATGTTGAGCTGCTCTGTCAG GCATCCCTccaccaacagcagcaccatCTCATCTCTGCTTCACCAGAACAACCAACTACAGAAAACTATGGGAGAG TTGGCCTATCAAGTGGTGGAACTTCAGCATCAGATTAAAATCAAAGAAAGTGTTCTGGAAGAGCAGCATACCAG GCTGGGGGAGCAGGAGCGTCAGTTCACAGGTGTGTTCTATGCTTGCCAAGAGCTGCAGGAGCAGGTGGAGCAGGTTCAGGGGgagaacaaagagctgaagaggGAGTATGATGCCGTGCTGGAGCGACAGAGAGGGGCGGAGACAAGACTCAGGGAGGAGAAGGTCAGAGAAGGGCACCTACTAGAGGACATGATCCTCCTGAAAAAGCAGGCTGCTGCCCGCTTGAACTGCCGCAATGAACGCAGATCCAG AGCTCGTGACGCAAACCtgcagaagcagctgcagggtgctgccaggtcaaaggtcacagtcaACATAGAAAG CTCCTCCAGTGCTCGGACCTCCGGATCCACATCCCTGAAGAAGgaaaaccaggaccaggactccaCAGAACGAAGACACACCAGGCTTTTCAG gtCAGCGTCGGCCACGTCCCCAAGAATCCTCACTTCCATCAGAGAGCTCTTTGA CAGAAAAAGGCGTGGCCACTCAGTCTGCAGTCTGGAGGAGGATTTGATGTGTCCTGTACGGATCTGCCTGTCAGCCAGAGTCCCTGCTAGAGCTCTACAAATGCTG GATGCTCACGAGCAAGGCATCAATGCAGTGAGGTTCAGCTCCAGTTCAGACATGGTGGCCACCGGAGGAACAGACCGTGTCATCAAACTGTGGGAGGTCAGAACAG GCTCACTGACCCACAAAGCTACTCTGGATGGCAGCACAGAGGGAATCACCTGCATTGAATTTGACCCCACA GGTTATAAGATCCTTGCGGCGTCCTATGACAAGTCAGCCTTGTTGTGGCAGCGGGATGACTCTGTTCCCAAG TTGACCCTGACAGGCCATAGCAGGAAGGTCACAGCAGCACGATTCAGCAGTTCACCTCATCAGGTGGTGACAGGAAGTGCAGACAGAACAGTCAGACTGTGGGACCTGCACAGAGCTGCCT gtgtgcaAGAAGTTGAAGTGGCATCTTTCTGCAGTGACCTGGTCTGTTGTGCGAACTGCATCATCAGTGGCCACTATGACTCCAAGATCAGGATCTGGGACTCCAG GGCAGCAAGCTGTGTTCAGGAACTTCCTGCTCAGGGTAAAGTCACTTCACTGGACCTCAGTACCGACCACCGTAAGCTTCTTAGCTGTTGTCGTGACGACTGCCTCCAGCTGGTCGACTTGAGAATGTGGAGCAATGACCGTATGTGCTTCAG AGCCGAGGGCTTTAAATGTGGCAGTGACAGCACAAAGGCCGTGATCAG tCCGGATAGCTGCTTCCTGGCAGCTGGATCGGCAGATGGCAGCATTTACATCTGGAACGCATCCACCAGCAGTCTGGAGGCCCGTCTACCTGACAAACACAG